In Candidatus Defluviibacterium haderslevense, the following are encoded in one genomic region:
- a CDS encoding DUF1800 domain-containing protein → MVKYLFGISFLLILFGNPSYSQKVILGGNNAANVKVSSSDHWHPLFWKDSASSRNTLNGSGLNYELFDASRFLCQATLGANLQEIQRTSLMSKDAWIEEQFKVNPRYMSVELDKVYKEVLDWYYLNGGDSTNQPGLYWNQFQYAWWNLNMTNQDKLRQRVAFALSELFVISINADIGSYAVGLANYYDVLTRNSFGNFRNLLREVTLHPAMGSYLSHLNNPKSNEEENIHPDENYAREIMQLFSIGLYELNIDGTYKLDSLGNQIPTYDQNDIKEFAKIFTGLSFSAIMTNRWIDTAQFGVDIYLGDLTKPMRMFDEYHEPGSKYLLNGLVTPARQSGMADIEMAIDNLFNHPNVGPFICKQLIQRLIKSNPTPAYVARVSRIFNNDGKNVRGNMAAVIKAILLDPEARDCDWLSDPKNGQLREPILRYSQFASANELEQYYGRFWNTGYEFLDNAGQLPFASPTVFNFFSPFYKPNGPIGDQNLVGPEFQIHNSRTSIGFINQVNNWALYSYVFYSWERDDPYTTLVTTELEALARDPEALVNRLDVLFTHGNLSDRTRSIIKNSMTTLTGGDYREDRVRLALYLIMISPDYAIFK, encoded by the coding sequence ATGGTTAAATATCTATTTGGGATTTCATTTCTCCTGATATTATTTGGCAATCCATCTTATAGCCAGAAAGTAATCCTTGGCGGAAATAATGCAGCAAATGTTAAAGTTTCTTCCAGCGATCATTGGCACCCATTATTTTGGAAAGATAGTGCCAGTTCACGAAATACATTGAATGGATCTGGTCTTAATTATGAACTTTTTGACGCCAGTCGATTCTTGTGTCAGGCAACTTTGGGTGCTAACCTTCAAGAAATTCAGCGAACTTCTTTAATGAGTAAGGATGCATGGATTGAAGAACAGTTTAAAGTAAATCCAAGGTACATGTCCGTTGAACTTGATAAGGTATATAAGGAAGTTCTGGATTGGTATTATTTAAATGGAGGGGATTCAACCAACCAACCTGGCCTGTATTGGAATCAATTCCAATATGCCTGGTGGAATCTCAATATGACCAATCAGGATAAACTTAGACAGCGTGTGGCTTTTGCTTTGAGCGAGTTATTCGTTATATCTATTAATGCAGACATTGGTAGTTATGCTGTAGGATTGGCTAATTATTATGATGTATTAACCCGGAATTCTTTTGGAAATTTTAGAAATTTACTTAGAGAAGTTACCCTTCATCCTGCCATGGGTTCTTATCTCAGTCATTTGAACAATCCAAAATCCAATGAAGAAGAAAATATTCATCCCGATGAAAATTATGCACGTGAAATCATGCAGTTGTTTTCAATTGGGCTGTATGAATTAAATATTGATGGTACTTACAAATTAGATTCGCTTGGAAATCAAATTCCGACCTACGACCAAAATGATATCAAAGAATTTGCAAAAATATTTACCGGTCTTTCCTTCTCGGCTATAATGACCAACAGATGGATAGACACAGCACAATTCGGTGTTGATATTTATTTAGGGGATCTTACAAAACCTATGAGAATGTTCGATGAATATCATGAGCCGGGATCAAAATATTTGTTAAATGGTTTAGTAACTCCTGCACGTCAATCCGGAATGGCCGATATTGAAATGGCAATTGATAATTTATTCAATCATCCAAACGTAGGTCCTTTTATTTGCAAACAATTGATTCAACGTTTAATCAAATCAAATCCTACTCCTGCTTATGTGGCACGAGTAAGTCGCATTTTTAATAATGATGGAAAAAATGTACGAGGAAATATGGCAGCTGTAATCAAAGCCATATTATTAGATCCAGAAGCTCGGGATTGCGACTGGTTAAGTGACCCAAAAAATGGTCAGTTAAGAGAGCCTATATTGCGATACAGTCAGTTTGCCTCAGCGAATGAACTTGAGCAATACTATGGTAGGTTTTGGAATACAGGTTATGAATTTTTAGATAATGCAGGTCAACTTCCATTTGCGTCTCCAACAGTCTTTAATTTCTTTTCTCCTTTTTATAAACCCAACGGCCCGATCGGAGATCAAAATTTAGTTGGACCTGAATTTCAAATACACAATTCAAGAACCAGTATTGGATTTATTAATCAAGTCAATAACTGGGCTTTGTATAGTTACGTGTTTTATTCCTGGGAAAGAGATGATCCTTACACGACTTTAGTTACTACTGAATTAGAAGCATTGGCCAGAGATCCTGAAGCTTTGGTTAATCGCCTGGACGTTCTATTTACTCATGGTAATTTAAGCGATCGCACCCGATCTATTATTAAAAATTCAATGACTACTTTAACCGGAGGAGATTATCGTGAAGATCGAGTTAGACTTGCATTATATCTCATTATGATTTCACCTGATTATGCCATATTTAAATAA
- a CDS encoding pirin family protein yields MNEPNPNENKKNPIKNIKPLGFQWDTQDPFLFCVHHEDKFPKGNDVMGPATPIDDRPLGDDFIIKDGWRMYHGRTVPGFPEHPHRGFETITVVREGIVDHADSLGAAGRYGHGDVQWMTAGKGVQHSEMFPLIHKDKENHMELFQIWLNLPKKNKMVDAHFKMLWSDTIPKYMITDQNGKQIKVEVMAGHLDQYKAPTPPPNSWAADPNNEVAIWNIKLEPGAQWTIPKASAGINRTLYYYEGQEINISGTPISKYQAVEVHSDFDIIIHNGNTQGRLLILQGRPINEPVIQYGPFVMNTKEEINQAFEDYHKTQFGGWPWKKGDQVHDRNAGRFALHADGTKEVKS; encoded by the coding sequence ATGAATGAACCCAATCCAAACGAAAACAAAAAAAATCCCATCAAAAACATCAAACCATTAGGATTTCAATGGGACACACAAGATCCATTTTTATTTTGCGTTCATCATGAAGACAAATTTCCAAAAGGCAATGATGTTATGGGCCCAGCCACTCCTATCGATGACAGACCATTGGGCGATGATTTTATCATTAAGGATGGTTGGAGAATGTACCATGGCAGAACAGTTCCGGGATTTCCTGAACATCCTCATCGAGGTTTTGAGACCATCACTGTAGTTCGAGAAGGTATTGTCGATCATGCCGATTCATTAGGTGCTGCAGGAAGATATGGTCATGGGGATGTTCAATGGATGACTGCAGGTAAAGGGGTCCAACATTCTGAAATGTTTCCATTGATCCATAAAGACAAAGAAAACCACATGGAATTATTCCAAATATGGTTGAACCTTCCGAAAAAAAATAAAATGGTGGATGCCCATTTCAAAATGTTATGGAGCGACACCATTCCAAAGTATATGATTACAGACCAAAATGGCAAACAAATAAAAGTTGAAGTCATGGCTGGGCATCTGGATCAATATAAAGCACCTACCCCACCACCCAATTCATGGGCTGCTGACCCAAATAATGAAGTTGCTATTTGGAATATTAAACTCGAACCCGGCGCTCAATGGACCATCCCCAAAGCATCCGCCGGAATAAACAGAACACTATACTATTACGAAGGCCAGGAAATAAATATCTCCGGCACACCAATTTCAAAATATCAAGCAGTTGAAGTCCATTCAGATTTTGATATTATAATCCACAATGGAAATACACAAGGCCGATTGTTAATTTTACAAGGTAGACCCATTAATGAACCCGTCATTCAATACGGTCCATTTGTTATGAATACCAAAGAAGAAATCAATCAAGCTTTCGAAGATTATCATAAGACCCAATTCGGCGGTTGGCCCTGGAAAAAAGGAGATCAGGTTCACGATAGAAATGCAGGTAGATTCGCATTACACGCAGACGGCACGAAAGAAGTTAAATCATAA